A portion of the Flavobacterium magnum genome contains these proteins:
- a CDS encoding 3-oxoacyl-ACP synthase III family protein, producing MAIQITGVGSFIPQNEITNEDFAKRQFLDEDGSALPQANDVVIGKFRDITGISARKYADDNTLSSDMAFLASQKAIANAGIDTETIDYIILAHNFGDVKKGAIQSDILPSLASRVKHKLGIRNPRCVAYDILFGCPGWVEGVIQAYAFIKAGMAQKCLVIGTETLSRVVDVHDRDSMIYSDGAGATVIALTSDENAGILAHDSATFAYEESAYLFFGNSYNKDLDPNVRYIKMFGRKIYEFALSQVPKAMKECVDKSGIAIDDIKKVLIHQANEKMDEAIVQRFYKLYGKVPPEGIMPMSIHKLGNSSVATVPTLFDLLTSGRLPGQQLHKGDVIIFASVGAGMNVNAIVYRY from the coding sequence ATGGCAATACAAATCACGGGTGTCGGGAGCTTCATCCCACAAAACGAAATCACAAACGAAGATTTTGCAAAACGCCAATTCCTGGATGAGGACGGCAGCGCACTACCGCAAGCTAACGACGTCGTGATCGGGAAATTCAGGGACATCACCGGTATTTCGGCAAGGAAATATGCCGACGACAATACGCTGAGTTCTGATATGGCCTTTTTGGCCTCACAAAAAGCCATCGCCAATGCCGGCATCGACACCGAAACTATTGATTATATCATATTGGCGCACAACTTCGGCGACGTAAAAAAAGGCGCCATCCAGTCTGACATCCTACCCAGCCTCGCAAGCCGCGTCAAACACAAACTGGGCATCAGGAACCCCAGATGCGTAGCTTACGATATCCTCTTTGGCTGCCCCGGCTGGGTAGAAGGCGTCATCCAGGCCTATGCTTTCATTAAAGCGGGTATGGCCCAGAAGTGCCTCGTGATAGGAACCGAAACGCTGTCGCGCGTGGTAGACGTGCATGACCGTGACTCGATGATTTATTCCGACGGCGCGGGCGCTACGGTCATTGCCCTGACGAGCGATGAGAACGCAGGAATCCTTGCCCATGACAGCGCCACCTTTGCGTATGAGGAGTCTGCCTACCTGTTCTTCGGAAATTCCTACAATAAAGACCTCGACCCCAACGTGCGATACATCAAGATGTTCGGGCGCAAAATATATGAGTTTGCGCTCAGCCAGGTTCCTAAAGCGATGAAGGAATGCGTTGACAAAAGCGGCATAGCTATTGACGACATCAAAAAAGTGCTGATTCATCAGGCCAATGAGAAAATGGACGAAGCCATCGTACAGCGTTTTTATAAGCTCTACGGCAAAGTCCCGCCCGAAGGCATCATGCCGATGAGCATCCACAAACTCGGGAACAGCAGTGTGGCCACCGTGCCCACGCTTTTTGACCTGCTCACATCAGGCCGCCTTCCGGGACAGCAGCTGCACAAGGGCGACGTGATCATATTCGCCTCGGTTGGCGCAGGAATGAACGTCAATGCGATCGTATACCGCTATTGA
- a CDS encoding glycosyltransferase family 2 protein, which yields MVYYIVIPAHNESAFISLTLDSLITQTMLPSRIVVVDDNSTDNTAEIVKGYSQKYPFITLVNSLSDPVHLPGSKVIRAFEKGYATLDEDYDVIVKLDADLILPENYFEKILAAFEIDAKIGMAGGFAYIEKNGEWILENLTDKDHIRGAFKAYRKECFLQIGKLKPAMGWDTVDELLSKFYGWKVVTDESLKVKHLKPTGANYNKAARYKQGEAFYSLGYGFIITAIASAKLAVMKKKPSLFIDYMMGFLKAKSARKPLLVTKEQAKFIRGYRLAKMKGKLSGKVKI from the coding sequence ATGGTTTACTACATTGTCATCCCTGCGCACAATGAATCCGCATTCATCAGCCTGACGCTTGATTCCCTGATTACACAAACGATGCTCCCTTCGCGGATTGTTGTGGTGGATGACAATTCTACAGATAACACTGCTGAAATCGTTAAGGGTTATAGTCAAAAATATCCATTTATTACTTTGGTGAATTCCTTGTCAGATCCTGTTCATTTACCGGGCAGCAAAGTCATCCGCGCGTTCGAAAAAGGTTATGCAACGCTTGACGAAGATTATGATGTGATTGTAAAACTGGACGCCGACCTGATCTTGCCCGAAAACTATTTTGAAAAAATTCTTGCTGCTTTTGAGATCGATGCAAAAATCGGGATGGCGGGCGGATTTGCCTATATCGAAAAAAATGGGGAATGGATACTGGAAAACCTCACCGACAAAGATCATATCCGCGGTGCGTTTAAAGCCTACCGCAAGGAATGTTTCCTGCAAATCGGGAAACTGAAGCCTGCGATGGGCTGGGATACGGTGGACGAACTGCTATCAAAATTCTACGGATGGAAAGTCGTCACTGATGAATCACTTAAAGTAAAACACCTGAAACCTACCGGTGCCAATTACAATAAAGCTGCCAGGTATAAACAGGGGGAAGCCTTTTACAGCCTCGGATACGGCTTCATAATTACAGCAATTGCTTCTGCAAAACTGGCGGTGATGAAGAAAAAACCTTCGCTTTTTATTGATTATATGATGGGATTCCTGAAGGCTAAATCGGCACGGAAACCGTTATTGGTGACTAAAGAACAAGCGAAGTTTATCCGCGGATACCGACTGGCGAAGATGAAGGGGAAGTTGTCGGGAAAAGTAAAAATTTGA
- a CDS encoding ABC transporter ATP-binding protein translates to MIEVKDVKKSFGETQVLKGISTVFETGKTNLIIGQSGSGKTVLLKSLLGIFTPDSGTISFDGRVYGELTKDEKRELRTEIGMVFQGSALFDSMTVAENVAFPLRMFTRNSRAKIKERVDFVLERVNLVDAHRKLPSEISGGMQKRVAIARAIVNNPKYLFCDEPNSGLDPNTAILIDNLIQEITKEYNITTVINTHDMNSVMEIGENIVFLKHGLKAWQGTKEEIFRTDNEAVTDFVYSSNLFKKVREAYLKG, encoded by the coding sequence ATGATTGAAGTAAAAGATGTGAAGAAGTCATTTGGCGAAACCCAGGTTCTTAAAGGGATTTCCACCGTTTTTGAAACCGGGAAGACCAACCTGATTATCGGGCAGAGTGGTTCCGGGAAGACAGTATTGCTAAAATCACTGCTGGGCATCTTTACGCCGGATTCCGGAACGATCTCGTTTGACGGCAGGGTGTATGGCGAACTGACCAAGGATGAGAAAAGGGAATTGCGGACTGAAATCGGGATGGTATTTCAGGGCAGCGCACTTTTCGACTCGATGACGGTGGCTGAAAATGTAGCGTTCCCGCTCCGGATGTTTACAAGAAACTCGCGTGCAAAGATAAAGGAACGCGTCGACTTTGTGCTCGAGCGCGTAAACCTCGTTGATGCGCACAGAAAACTGCCTTCGGAGATTTCGGGCGGGATGCAGAAAAGGGTGGCAATCGCCCGTGCGATCGTGAACAACCCGAAATATTTGTTTTGTGACGAACCGAACTCTGGACTTGACCCCAACACGGCGATCCTGATTGACAACCTGATCCAGGAAATTACAAAAGAATACAATATCACTACCGTAATCAATACCCACGATATGAACTCGGTAATGGAAATTGGCGAAAACATCGTTTTCCTGAAGCATGGACTTAAAGCCTGGCAAGGCACCAAGGAAGAGATTTTCCGCACAGATAATGAGGCCGTGACGGATTTCGTGTATTCGTCAAACCTCTTCAAGAAAGTGCGGGAAGCGTACCTGAAAGGATAA
- a CDS encoding group III truncated hemoglobin, whose product MRDIETRADIEQLMGLFYQALLEDPAISYIFTEVARVNLERHLPVIVDFWQQILVQTRHYQNNVFEIHKMLHGKSALTKVHFAIWLSHLNYVVDRHFLGPNAEKIKTSALSIATIMQLKLL is encoded by the coding sequence ATGAGAGATATCGAAACCCGCGCTGACATCGAACAACTGATGGGCCTGTTTTATCAGGCATTGCTGGAAGATCCGGCCATCAGTTACATTTTTACGGAAGTAGCCCGGGTCAACCTGGAAAGACACCTTCCTGTCATTGTCGATTTTTGGCAACAAATACTGGTTCAAACACGCCATTATCAAAACAATGTCTTTGAAATCCATAAGATGCTGCATGGCAAATCGGCTTTGACAAAAGTACATTTTGCAATTTGGCTCAGCCATTTAAATTACGTTGTCGACAGACATTTCCTTGGCCCAAACGCTGAAAAAATAAAAACATCAGCGCTGTCAATAGCCACAATAATGCAATTAAAACTGCTATAA
- a CDS encoding MlaE family ABC transporter permease codes for MMLVRYLSQMGRYFLMIKEIFNKPTKWSVMKGLILKEIDDLIIGSLGIVMFISFFVGGVVAIQTALNLTNPLIPKYLIGFATRQSIILEFAPTFISIIMAGKVGSFITSSIGTMRVTEQIDALEVMGVNSLNYLVFPKLIALLLYPFAIGIAMFLGILGGFIASVYGGFGNSTDFVSGIQMEFIPFHITYAFIKTFIFALLLATIPSFHGYYMKGGALEVGKASTVSFVWTSVTIILVNYILTQLLLT; via the coding sequence ATGATGCTCGTCCGTTATTTATCGCAAATGGGAAGGTATTTCCTGATGATCAAGGAAATCTTCAACAAGCCGACCAAATGGTCTGTTATGAAGGGACTGATCCTTAAGGAAATAGACGACCTGATCATCGGCTCATTGGGCATTGTGATGTTCATATCATTTTTCGTCGGTGGCGTCGTCGCGATACAGACCGCGCTCAACCTGACCAACCCATTGATCCCGAAATACCTGATCGGGTTTGCAACGCGGCAATCAATCATATTGGAATTTGCGCCGACATTCATTTCAATCATCATGGCCGGAAAAGTGGGGTCGTTTATTACTTCGAGCATCGGGACGATGCGCGTGACCGAGCAGATTGATGCGTTGGAAGTGATGGGTGTGAATTCGCTCAACTACCTGGTTTTCCCTAAACTGATTGCGTTGCTGCTTTATCCGTTCGCGATAGGGATAGCCATGTTCCTGGGGATTCTTGGCGGTTTTATCGCCAGCGTCTACGGAGGTTTTGGGAACAGCACCGATTTTGTATCGGGAATCCAGATGGAGTTTATCCCATTCCATATTACCTATGCGTTCATCAAGACGTTTATTTTCGCTTTGCTGCTGGCCACAATCCCGTCCTTTCACGGCTATTACATGAAAGGTGGCGCGCTTGAAGTGGGCAAGGCCAGTACGGTGTCATTCGTATGGACTTCGGTTACGATCATCCTTGTGAACTATATTCTAACCCAATTACTGCTGACCTGA
- a CDS encoding pyruvate dehydrogenase complex dihydrolipoamide acetyltransferase has translation MATVITMPRLSDTMTEGTVAKWLKKVGDKINEGDILAEIETDKATMEFESFNSGTLLHIGIQEGESASVDSLLAIIGKEGEDISDLLEGKAAPKPEEAQSDDKPAAAEKQEQGKPDETPVKAASSSLPKGVVVVTMPRLSDTMTDGTVATWIKKVGDKVSEGDILAEIETDKATMEFESFSAGTLLYIGVNEGESAPVDSVLAIIGPEGTDISGIAENYKKGGAAPDAAAGASSAEAKADTNSGTAEKQDTATADETKETVETVSDGRRIFISPLAKKIAEEKGINISQIKGTGENGRIVKSDVENFTPSAAPSTVSESAKEGATVVRPFVPAGETSSEEIKNSQMRKVIAKRLSESAHAAPVFYLTIEVAMDEAMKSRGVINSLPETKVSFNDMVIKACAMALRKHPKVNSQWKEEATIIHHHINVGVAVAVEDGLLVPVLKFADQMSLSQIGASVRDLAGKAKNKKIQPAEMEGSTFTVSNLGMFGITEFTSIINQPNSAILSVGAIIEKPVVRGGQIVVGNTMKVTLACDHRTVDGATGAQFLQTLRQYLENPVTMLA, from the coding sequence ATGGCAACAGTAATCACAATGCCGCGTTTGAGCGACACGATGACCGAAGGAACCGTAGCCAAGTGGCTGAAAAAGGTAGGCGATAAGATCAATGAAGGCGATATCCTGGCTGAAATTGAAACGGACAAGGCCACCATGGAATTTGAATCCTTCAATTCCGGAACCTTACTTCATATTGGTATACAGGAAGGCGAATCGGCTTCGGTGGATTCACTTTTGGCAATTATCGGGAAGGAAGGCGAGGATATCTCTGACCTTTTGGAGGGGAAAGCTGCCCCAAAACCGGAAGAAGCCCAGTCTGATGACAAGCCGGCTGCTGCCGAAAAGCAAGAGCAAGGCAAACCGGATGAAACGCCCGTTAAAGCCGCTTCGTCATCACTGCCGAAAGGCGTTGTCGTGGTGACCATGCCCCGCCTTAGCGACACCATGACTGACGGAACCGTCGCTACATGGATTAAGAAAGTGGGCGACAAAGTCTCTGAGGGAGACATCTTGGCAGAAATCGAAACCGATAAGGCGACGATGGAATTCGAATCCTTCAGCGCCGGCACCTTATTGTACATCGGTGTAAATGAGGGAGAATCGGCTCCGGTGGACAGTGTTCTGGCAATCATCGGTCCGGAAGGGACTGACATTTCGGGAATCGCGGAAAATTATAAAAAAGGTGGTGCGGCTCCTGATGCGGCTGCCGGAGCGTCCTCTGCGGAAGCGAAGGCAGATACGAACAGCGGCACAGCTGAAAAACAGGACACCGCAACGGCTGACGAAACCAAAGAAACAGTAGAAACCGTATCAGACGGCAGGCGGATTTTCATTTCACCGTTGGCCAAAAAAATAGCTGAAGAAAAAGGCATCAACATTTCGCAAATTAAAGGTACGGGGGAAAACGGACGCATTGTTAAAAGCGACGTCGAGAATTTTACACCATCGGCTGCGCCATCAACAGTGTCCGAGTCTGCCAAAGAGGGCGCTACAGTTGTACGGCCTTTTGTACCCGCGGGAGAAACTTCCTCTGAGGAAATTAAGAATTCCCAGATGCGCAAGGTCATCGCAAAACGTCTGTCAGAGTCGGCACATGCAGCGCCGGTATTTTACCTGACCATTGAAGTGGCGATGGATGAGGCGATGAAATCCCGTGGCGTGATCAATAGCTTGCCGGAGACCAAAGTGTCCTTCAATGACATGGTCATCAAGGCCTGCGCAATGGCACTCAGGAAGCATCCGAAAGTGAACTCGCAATGGAAGGAAGAGGCGACTATTATACACCACCACATCAATGTTGGCGTGGCGGTAGCGGTTGAAGACGGGCTGTTGGTTCCCGTCCTAAAATTTGCAGACCAGATGAGCCTGTCGCAGATTGGGGCAAGCGTCAGGGATTTGGCCGGAAAAGCCAAAAATAAGAAGATTCAACCTGCTGAAATGGAAGGAAGCACATTTACTGTTTCGAATCTGGGGATGTTTGGAATTACCGAATTTACCTCAATTATAAACCAGCCCAACTCGGCAATCCTGTCTGTAGGAGCGATTATAGAAAAACCGGTGGTAAGAGGCGGCCAGATTGTAGTCGGTAATACGATGAAGGTCACTTTGGCGTGTGACCATAGGACAGTGGATGGCGCTACCGGCGCACAGTTCCTGCAAACGTTGAGGCAATATCTTGAAAATCCGGTAACCATGTTGGCTTAA
- a CDS encoding methyltransferase, producing the protein MYEAVFPNKRFKHTLEFLRKHIDTSETILDLGVENPFSDIMKKEGFSVTNTSGEDLDLNQQALLHSQATVVTAFEIFEHLLNPFTILNAVKADKIFISIPMRLWFSPAYRSKTDMWDRHYHEFEDWQLDWLLEKTGWKIVAREKWTNPVKKFGIRPLLRRFTDRYYIVYAEKIK; encoded by the coding sequence ATGTACGAAGCAGTTTTCCCCAACAAACGATTCAAGCACACTTTGGAATTCCTTAGGAAACACATCGACACGTCTGAAACTATTTTGGATCTGGGTGTGGAAAATCCGTTTTCAGACATTATGAAAAAAGAGGGGTTTTCTGTGACCAATACTTCGGGAGAAGACCTGGATCTGAATCAGCAGGCATTACTTCACTCTCAAGCTACAGTTGTTACCGCGTTTGAAATTTTCGAGCATTTACTGAACCCGTTTACCATCCTGAATGCCGTAAAAGCTGATAAGATATTCATCTCCATTCCGATGCGCCTCTGGTTTTCACCCGCCTATCGCAGTAAAACCGATATGTGGGACCGTCATTACCATGAGTTCGAGGATTGGCAGCTGGACTGGCTTTTGGAGAAAACCGGGTGGAAGATTGTGGCCAGGGAAAAATGGACAAATCCGGTGAAGAAATTCGGGATCAGGCCGTTGCTGAGGCGATTTACCGACCGGTACTATATCGTGTACGCCGAAAAGATAAAATAA
- a CDS encoding SprT-like domain-containing protein: protein MSDVLARYLPEAAVRPVFDLVVAHQVHLKIVNERRTRHGDYRKGPNGKHEITVNASLNKYKFLITLVHEIAHLVAFEKFGRHIKPHGTEWKLTFQRLMVPFIRPEVFPTPLLPLLARHFRNPSASSDTDATLALALKQFDPQNDKNYVFEIPYGSLFRIDNGKIFRKIALRVKRYECLEISSGKTYLFNPNAEVELLPG from the coding sequence ATGAGTGACGTTTTAGCCAGATACCTCCCTGAGGCCGCGGTCAGGCCGGTTTTCGATCTGGTCGTCGCTCACCAGGTACACCTTAAAATCGTTAATGAACGCCGGACGCGGCACGGTGATTACCGCAAAGGTCCGAATGGCAAGCACGAGATTACCGTGAACGCCAGCCTCAACAAATATAAATTCCTTATTACGCTGGTACACGAAATCGCACACCTCGTCGCGTTCGAAAAATTCGGGAGGCATATAAAACCGCATGGTACCGAGTGGAAGCTTACTTTCCAGCGGCTGATGGTCCCATTTATCCGGCCGGAAGTGTTCCCCACGCCATTGCTGCCGTTGCTGGCACGCCATTTCAGAAATCCTTCAGCGAGCAGCGATACCGATGCGACCCTGGCATTGGCCCTCAAGCAATTCGACCCGCAGAACGATAAAAATTATGTGTTTGAAATCCCTTACGGCAGCCTCTTCCGCATCGACAACGGCAAAATCTTCAGGAAGATTGCGCTGCGGGTCAAGCGCTATGAATGCCTGGAAATCAGTAGCGGCAAAACATACCTGTTCAACCCGAATGCCGAAGTGGAATTGCTGCCCGGTTGA
- a CDS encoding mannose-1-phosphate guanylyltransferase: MNTNYYAILMAGGVGSRFWPVSTTEFPKQFHDMLGSGETLIQKTFSRLAKLIPAENILILTNEKYNQIVLDQLPMVKPENVLLEPAMRNTAPCILYASLKIRKQNPDALVVVAPSDHWIEDENAFIDDLKTCFNFCDSTDALMTLGIKPTFPNTGYGYIEYDKSDINPIKKVSQFREKPDYETAKSFLESGNFLWNGGIFIWSIKSVMTAFHAFQPAMNALFMQGYEDYNTVKEVDFINDNYASAENISIDYALMEHAENVFVLPASFDWNDLGTWGSLHEKLPKDDFNNAVVNARVVLENASNNIIRSDAQKLIVIDGLDDYIIVDRKDVLLIYPKGKEQDIKAIVGRIKSE, from the coding sequence ATGAATACAAATTACTATGCCATATTGATGGCCGGCGGAGTGGGTTCGCGCTTTTGGCCGGTCAGCACGACAGAATTCCCTAAGCAATTCCACGATATGCTCGGATCTGGCGAAACCCTGATCCAGAAAACCTTCAGCCGTCTTGCCAAATTGATCCCTGCGGAGAACATCCTGATCCTGACCAACGAAAAATACAACCAGATCGTGCTCGACCAGCTTCCGATGGTGAAGCCGGAAAATGTACTGCTCGAGCCCGCGATGCGCAACACAGCGCCCTGCATCCTGTATGCGTCGCTGAAGATCCGTAAGCAAAATCCCGACGCACTGGTGGTGGTGGCACCCAGCGACCACTGGATTGAAGATGAAAATGCTTTCATCGACGACCTTAAAACCTGCTTTAACTTTTGCGATTCCACCGATGCGCTGATGACTTTGGGTATCAAACCGACCTTCCCGAATACCGGCTACGGCTATATTGAATACGACAAATCGGATATAAACCCCATAAAAAAGGTCAGCCAGTTCCGGGAAAAGCCAGACTATGAAACAGCAAAATCCTTTTTGGAAAGCGGCAACTTTCTTTGGAATGGTGGCATTTTCATCTGGAGCATCAAGTCGGTAATGACAGCCTTCCATGCGTTCCAGCCCGCAATGAACGCCTTGTTTATGCAGGGTTATGAAGATTACAATACGGTTAAGGAAGTCGATTTTATCAATGACAATTACGCTTCCGCAGAAAACATTTCGATTGATTATGCACTGATGGAACACGCAGAGAATGTCTTTGTCCTGCCCGCTTCTTTTGATTGGAATGATCTCGGCACCTGGGGTTCGCTGCACGAAAAACTGCCGAAAGATGATTTCAATAATGCGGTGGTCAATGCGAGGGTCGTTTTGGAAAATGCCTCGAATAACATCATCCGCAGCGATGCGCAGAAACTGATTGTGATTGACGGACTTGATGATTATATCATCGTTGACAGAAAAGACGTCCTGCTGATTTATCCGAAAGGGAAAGAACAGGATATTAAGGCCATCGTGGGCCGCATCAAATCTGAGTAA
- a CDS encoding SDR family NAD(P)-dependent oxidoreductase, whose protein sequence is MKNIIVTGTSRGIGLELALKFAANGHNVLALSRKISPALLGNPKITCLETDLSVAEELEKVSEFLTSSWKQVDALVHNAGALVSKPFADLTLADFEQVYKINVFAVAMLTQNVLPFLNRGSHVVTISSMGGIQGSSKFPGLSAYSSSKGAVITLSEVLAEEFKERGISFNTLAIGSVQTEMLAEAFPGYKAPLSAPEMADYIYDFTLNGNKYYNGKVLQVSSTTP, encoded by the coding sequence TTGAAAAATATCATTGTTACAGGTACTTCGCGAGGCATCGGCCTTGAGCTTGCACTTAAATTTGCCGCTAACGGGCATAACGTCCTGGCGCTTTCGCGGAAAATTTCCCCGGCGCTGCTTGGCAACCCGAAAATTACTTGTCTTGAGACCGACCTCTCGGTAGCGGAAGAACTTGAAAAGGTTTCGGAGTTCCTTACATCCTCATGGAAGCAGGTCGATGCGTTGGTACACAATGCAGGTGCTTTGGTTTCAAAACCATTCGCGGATTTAACCCTTGCGGATTTCGAACAGGTTTATAAAATCAACGTTTTCGCGGTGGCTATGCTGACTCAGAACGTGTTGCCATTCCTCAACCGCGGGAGCCACGTGGTGACCATCAGTTCCATGGGCGGCATACAGGGCAGTTCAAAATTTCCGGGACTTTCTGCCTACAGTTCGAGCAAAGGCGCAGTGATTACGTTGTCCGAGGTATTGGCGGAAGAGTTTAAAGAACGCGGGATTTCGTTCAACACCCTTGCTATTGGTTCAGTACAGACTGAAATGCTCGCGGAAGCTTTCCCTGGCTATAAGGCGCCGCTATCGGCACCTGAAATGGCTGATTACATTTACGACTTTACGCTCAACGGCAACAAATACTATAACGGGAAAGTGTTGCAGGTTTCTTCCACAACCCCTTAA